The Acidithiobacillus thiooxidans ATCC 19377 DNA window TTTTTTCAATATGTTGCATGGCTCGCCGCAGAAATTCTGCGGCGTTTTCGTTGACTGTCGCCGTACCCAGAAATCGACGCCATTCTCCAGCGCCAGTAACCCCAAAATACAGACCATGCAGATGTCGGCTCAGGCGTGGCGCAGGCAACGCCTCTCCCCAGTTTTCGGCATAAGCCAGTAATTGTTCGAGCACGACGGATCGATCAGGTAATTGCCCGCGCCTGTCCAGGACCATTTCCACTTCGGCCAGGAACATTGGATTATGATAAGCCGCTCGACCAATCATCACCCCATCGACGTGAGCGAATTGATCCAGTACCGTTTCAGTGGTCTTGAAGCCCCCATTGACTTCAATGCGCAAGTGGGGGAAATCGCTTTTCAGACGATGTACCCAATCCCAGCGTAATGGCGGTATTTCCCGATTTTCTGCGGGATTCAGGCCCTTCAACCAGGCATTACGGGCATGCACAATAAAATGCTGGCATCCCGACTGCGCCACAATTTCCACGAATTGATGCAAAGACGCAAAATCCTCTTCGCGATCCAATCCCAAACGATGTTTGACACTCACCGGTAAGGCACTGTCCGAAAGCCCTGCCATCAGCTCGGCAACCAATTCCGGAGTCGCCATGAGGCAGGCACCAAAACTGCCCTTTTGTACACGTGGCGAAGGACAACCTACATTCAGGTTGATTCCGTCGTATTGATACTCCTTGGCCAGCCTGGAAACACGGCGCATCGCGGCCGGATCATCCCCCCCTACCTGCAAAATCAAAGGGTTTTCAGCCGCAGAATACTCCAGGAAACGCTGGGGATCGCGACCCAACAAAAGCGCATTAGTCGTCAGCATTTCCGTGTAGAGCACGCAGGAAGGACAAATCAGCCGCAAAAAATGCCGACAATGACGGTCTGTCCAGTCGAG harbors:
- the dusA gene encoding tRNA dihydrouridine(20/20a) synthase DusA, producing MNINKNTLESSVKILSVAPMLDWTDRHCRHFLRLICPSCVLYTEMLTTNALLLGRDPQRFLEYSAAENPLILQVGGDDPAAMRRVSRLAKEYQYDGINLNVGCPSPRVQKGSFGACLMATPELVAELMAGLSDSALPVSVKHRLGLDREEDFASLHQFVEIVAQSGCQHFIVHARNAWLKGLNPAENREIPPLRWDWVHRLKSDFPHLRIEVNGGFKTTETVLDQFAHVDGVMIGRAAYHNPMFLAEVEMVLDRRGQLPDRSVVLEQLLAYAENWGEALPAPRLSRHLHGLYFGVTGAGEWRRFLGTATVNENAAEFLRRAMQHIEKMDQAST